The following coding sequences are from one Dreissena polymorpha isolate Duluth1 chromosome 8, UMN_Dpol_1.0, whole genome shotgun sequence window:
- the LOC127841840 gene encoding leukocyte elastase inhibitor-like, with product MSSSSPKFSLDLFQHVVSHNPHGNLFMSPSSIFVVMTMIQTGARNETRNQMISTLQFQSNDQQSILADAEQLFKVLNTGSDHVTLRSANRLYPNSDKSILEDYIKAVVKHFASDVKYVDFTTNPEGSRQEINKWVEEVTNEKIKNLLPNGSIDASTKMVVANAIYFKGNWATQFEPKSTTQTDFHTFDGKSLKISMMKREMEKVRYGENTALDCKVLHLPYIGDEMAMVVLLPNTVTGLLEMEKKINYEKMNHCIKDVSSPTVIVSFPKFKLESSFKLSDTLSALGMPDVFNKIKANLSGMGTNLFVDQVFHKAFVDVNEEGTEATAATAATIVRCRASMPAPPLTFTADHPFMFLIWHYQLKAPLFVGRFTGLETKSAQTRDEL from the coding sequence ATGTCATCAAGTTCTCCAAAATTTTCTTTGGACCTCTTTCAACATGTTGTTTCTCACAATCCCCATGGCAACCTGTTCATGTCGCCTAGCAGCATTTTTGTTGTCATGACGATGATTCAAACTGGAGCAAGAAATGAAACCAGAAATCAAATGATTTCTACTCTTCAATTTCAATCCAATGATCAACAGTCGATACTTGCTGATGCTGAGCAATTATTTAAAGTGTTGAATACAGGGAGCGATCATGTCACACTGAGAAGCGCTAACAGACTCTATCCGAACAGTGATAAAAGCATTTTGGAAGATTATATTAAAGCTGTAGTCAAACATTTTGCCTCAGATGTCAAATATGTGGACTTCACAACCAACCCAGAGGGAAGCAGACAAGAAATAAACAAATGGGTAGAGGAAGTCACCAATGAAAAGATAAAAAACCTTCTGCCTAACGGATCTATTGATGCATCTACAAAAATGGTAGTTGCAAATGCCATCTATTTCAAAGGAAACTGGGCGACACAGTTTGAGCCAAAGAGTACAACACAAACTGATTTTCATACATTTGACGGAAAATCTTTGAAGATTAGCATGATGAAGCGAGAAATGGAGAAAGTGCGATATGGCGAAAATACAGCTCTGGATTGTAAGGTTTTACATCTGCCTTACATTGGGGATGAAATGGCTATGGTAGTTCTACTTCCAAATACCGTCACTGGATTGCTggaaatggagaaaaaaataaacTACGAAAAAATGAACCATTGTATCAAAGATGTTTCCTCACCAACTGTTATAGTTTCCTTTCCGAAATTCAAGCTTGAGAGTTCATTCAAGCTTAGTGATACATTATCGGCTCTCGGAATGCCGGATGTGTTCAATAAAATCAAAGCTAACCTCTCTGGAATGGGGACGAACTTGTTTGTTGATCAGGTGTTCCACAAGGCGTTTGTGGATGTAAACGAAGAAGGTACAGAGGCTACAGCTGCAACTGCTGCAACAATTGTTAGATGCCGTGCTAGCATGCCAGCTCCTCCACTGACGTTCACGGCTGATCACCCGTTCATGTTTTTGATTTGGCACTATCAGCTGAAGGCGCCACTGTTTGTTGGTCGCTTTACTGGATTAGAAACTAAATCTGCTCAGACACGAGACGAACTCTAG